A single genomic interval of Acidobacteriota bacterium harbors:
- a CDS encoding efflux RND transporter periplasmic adaptor subunit: MGLEEEVANGNSNHKKKRRRIWWIGTGLFVVLLIGGIVTKATSSNTKIDPTKIAMVEKGDLAKSVVATGKVQPITKVEVKSKASGIVKKLLVDAGDRVKQGQVLAELDKEELEAQVRENEAQLSAAEANFRAAEADVERSRVDAAGVDVPTLQRAYERAKSMASEGVVSASALDDAQRNYEMAMNKRDIARAQLIVNQAKVKQAQAQVTQYKASLARAAEQLNYATIVAPIDGIILSRDVEVGDAVSSILVLGSSATLVMTLGDMKQVYVDGKVDESDIGKVYLGQPARIKVESFKDKSFSGKVTKIAPMGVEKDNVTTFQVRVSIDNSGGELKALMTANAEVILEEHKGVLIIPENSIIYDKDKKALVEVPDPKGKDGKRKVPVTVGISNGAKTELLAGLKKDDKVILQ, from the coding sequence ATGGGGTTGGAGGAAGAAGTGGCGAACGGCAATTCTAATCATAAAAAGAAGAGACGACGTATTTGGTGGATCGGAACGGGATTATTTGTTGTCCTCCTTATTGGAGGCATAGTCACCAAGGCGACCAGCAGCAATACAAAGATTGATCCTACGAAGATCGCAATGGTTGAAAAGGGCGATCTGGCCAAGAGCGTCGTGGCTACCGGCAAAGTACAGCCGATTACTAAGGTTGAAGTTAAGTCCAAAGCCAGCGGTATCGTGAAGAAGTTGCTGGTCGACGCTGGCGACCGCGTGAAGCAGGGCCAGGTTCTCGCTGAACTGGATAAGGAAGAGCTTGAGGCCCAGGTGCGTGAGAACGAGGCTCAGCTCAGCGCGGCAGAAGCTAATTTTCGCGCTGCTGAAGCCGATGTCGAGCGCAGCCGGGTCGATGCCGCTGGCGTGGACGTTCCCACTTTGCAACGTGCTTACGAGCGAGCTAAAAGCATGGCCTCAGAAGGAGTAGTTTCGGCGTCAGCGCTCGATGACGCTCAGCGCAACTATGAGATGGCGATGAACAAGCGCGACATCGCGCGCGCGCAGCTGATCGTTAACCAGGCAAAGGTAAAGCAGGCTCAGGCCCAAGTGACGCAATATAAGGCATCTCTCGCGCGCGCTGCTGAGCAATTGAATTATGCGACGATCGTCGCACCGATTGATGGCATCATCCTCTCCCGCGATGTAGAAGTCGGAGATGCGGTAAGTTCCATTCTGGTATTAGGTTCCTCGGCGACGCTGGTCATGACCCTTGGCGACATGAAGCAGGTCTATGTCGACGGCAAAGTCGACGAAAGCGATATCGGCAAGGTCTATCTCGGACAGCCCGCTCGCATCAAAGTTGAGTCGTTCAAAGACAAGAGCTTCAGTGGCAAAGTCACAAAGATCGCGCCGATGGGGGTTGAGAAAGACAACGTGACCACCTTCCAGGTGCGAGTTTCCATCGACAACTCCGGAGGTGAACTTAAAGCGCTCATGACGGCCAACGCTGAGGTCATTCTGGAAGAGCACAAGGGCGTGCTGATCATTCCGGAAAATTCGATCATTTACGACAAGGACAAGAAAGCCTTGGTTGAAGTTCCAGATCCTAAAGGCAAAGACGGCAAGAGAAAGGTTCCGGTTACCGTTGGCATTTCCAATGGCGCAAAGACTGAGCTTCTGGCTGGCCTGAAGAAGGACGATAAAGTCATACTGCAATAA
- a CDS encoding organic solvent resistance ABC transporter ATP-binding protein: protein MASNGHHLAHMNGNLPEGHPYIEFRDVCKAFGRQVVLHHVNLDVLPGQTMCILGRSGVGKSVSLQLIMGFLKADKGEVIVAGEDITRMDEPNLERIRKKVTMVFQNGALFDSLSVGENVAFPLRERRDLNEEQIFQVVDGLLEMVGVKAMRDLLPSDLSTGMKRSVAIARALAAQPECILYDEPTTMVDPLMAQLLGDLIKKLKFQLKLTSIVVTHDMRLAHKLADRVLFLHEGVALYFGTMKGMSESDDPVLRQFLDLDELKLPG from the coding sequence ATGGCTAGCAACGGACATCATCTCGCTCACATGAACGGCAACTTGCCGGAAGGTCATCCGTACATCGAGTTCAGAGACGTTTGCAAAGCCTTCGGACGGCAGGTTGTGTTGCACCATGTGAACCTTGACGTTCTGCCCGGACAGACGATGTGCATTCTGGGCCGCAGCGGCGTCGGCAAGTCGGTCTCACTGCAGCTCATCATGGGGTTCCTGAAGGCGGATAAAGGAGAAGTGATTGTCGCCGGGGAAGACATCACCCGCATGGACGAGCCCAATTTGGAACGAATCCGCAAGAAAGTAACCATGGTCTTTCAGAACGGAGCTCTCTTCGACTCGCTATCGGTGGGAGAAAACGTAGCCTTCCCCCTACGCGAACGACGGGACCTGAACGAAGAGCAGATATTTCAGGTGGTCGATGGCTTGCTTGAAATGGTGGGTGTCAAAGCGATGCGCGACCTTCTTCCTTCCGACCTCTCTACTGGCATGAAGCGTTCAGTGGCCATCGCTCGTGCTTTGGCCGCTCAGCCCGAGTGCATCCTGTACGACGAGCCCACGACGATGGTCGACCCCCTGATGGCCCAGCTGCTTGGCGACCTTATTAAAAAACTGAAGTTCCAGCTGAAACTCACCAGCATCGTTGTTACTCATGACATGCGTCTCGCCCACAAGCTCGCCGATCGCGTGCTCTTCCTGCACGAAGGCGTAGCGCTCTATTTTGGGACTATGAAGGGAATGAGCGAGAGTGATGATCCAGTCTTACGCCAGTTCCTGGACCTGGATGAGCTGAAGCTTCCCGGCTGA
- a CDS encoding peptide ABC transporter, producing the protein MIRLIVSRLVYTLPVLWLVVSVVFLLIHLVPGDPIQAMLGEGAASADIQVARHAYGLDQPIGKQYLQYWKGVLHGRLGQSIRLNQDVGRVIWERYPYTLRLTVAALVVALLLSIPAGVRSAQRRNRWDDRLLSVVSLFGLSFPNFALGPILILFFAIKLGLLPVSGAGTWEHLVLPAVTLGGALAAILTRMVRTAMLEELSQDYVRTARAKGLSESKVVYKHALRNAMIPVLTVLGLQFGSLLAGAIVTETIFSWPGIGRLTISAISSRDYFLVQGCILAIGLTYIAVNLLTDVLYAVVNPRIRQ; encoded by the coding sequence ATGATTCGGCTGATCGTCTCCCGACTTGTGTACACCCTGCCCGTACTGTGGCTGGTGGTCTCGGTTGTCTTCCTGCTGATTCACCTGGTACCCGGCGATCCGATTCAAGCCATGCTCGGCGAAGGAGCGGCTAGTGCTGATATTCAGGTAGCGCGCCATGCATATGGGCTCGATCAGCCAATAGGAAAACAATATCTGCAGTACTGGAAGGGAGTCCTGCACGGACGATTGGGGCAATCCATTCGACTGAATCAGGATGTTGGCCGCGTCATCTGGGAGCGCTATCCATACACGCTGCGACTGACAGTTGCGGCTCTCGTCGTGGCACTCCTTCTGTCGATTCCTGCAGGGGTGCGTTCCGCGCAACGGCGCAATCGCTGGGACGATCGCTTACTGAGCGTCGTAAGCCTTTTCGGCCTATCGTTTCCCAATTTTGCACTCGGGCCGATTCTGATTCTGTTCTTCGCCATCAAGCTTGGCCTGCTTCCAGTTTCAGGAGCCGGAACATGGGAGCACTTAGTATTACCTGCCGTCACGCTGGGAGGCGCACTGGCGGCAATCCTCACGCGAATGGTGCGGACCGCCATGCTCGAGGAGTTGAGTCAAGACTATGTACGCACCGCTCGCGCAAAAGGCTTGAGCGAGAGCAAAGTGGTCTACAAGCATGCCCTGCGCAATGCGATGATTCCCGTGCTCACAGTCCTCGGCCTGCAATTTGGCTCACTTCTCGCGGGCGCCATAGTCACGGAGACGATTTTTTCGTGGCCTGGAATTGGACGCCTGACTATCAGCGCAATCAGCAGCCGCGACTACTTTCTCGTTCAGGGTTGCATCCTCGCGATTGGACTTACATACATAGCCGTGAATCTTCTAACCGATGTCCTATATGCGGTGGTGAATCCGCGAATTCGGCAGTAA
- a CDS encoding DEAD/DEAH box helicase, producing the protein MTDLTQIESGRGAQVDVPQALAWAHPLVQEWFVSKFGTPTEPQEQGWPYILSGRSTLIAAPTGSGKTLAAFLACIDRLVHKAVTGQLEGKIEVVYVSPLKALGNDIATNLERPLAEIARLAGERGFLMPQIRTFVRTGDTPSADRQRMLKSPPHILVTTPESLYILLTAEKSRELLRDVETVIVDEIHAIADDKRGAHLAISLERLDVLAHRKPVRIGLSATQKPIELVAKFLAGASGEPEVVNVGHRRRLDFAVEVPPSPLSAVMTHEMWDEVYDRLAQLTEQHRSTLIFVNTRSLAERIAHCLADRIGEDAVAAHHGSLSRKLRLHAESRLRKGELKALVATASLELGIDVGHIDLVCHIGSPRSIAVMLQRIGRAGHWRGAIPKGRIFATTRDELIECAALVRAIEAGELDALMVPEAPLDVLSQQIVAMCAADDWLEQELFNVLRRAYPYRTLAESDFEEIVTVLSDGIAASRGRYGAYLHRDRVNGILKGRRGSRMIAVTNGGAIADNSLYTVVALPEEAVVGTLDEDFAVESQRGDVMLLGSTSWRIHRVESAGRVVVEDAQGAAPTIPFWRGEAPARTPELSHQVAAIRAEVDERTPNVTPVGISQNIPEVASAVAWLKDECHMDDSAAEQIVEYIVTGRAVLGAVPTQSTLIAERFFDEGGGMQLVIHAPLGARINKAWGLALRKRFCRSFNFELQASATENGLNIALAEQHSFPLADVFEFLREESVQEVLEQAALDSPIFKTRWRWDAGRALALLRYRNGKKIPPQILRIRSDDLLASVFPDVAACQENIEGDIKIPDHPLVREVMKDVLTEAMDIDGLKNLLRGISNGSIHLLAVDTPVPSQFSHEILNSAPYAYLDDAPLEERRARAVEMRRTLPDSVLQEVGGLDLSAIEQVRDEAWPDVRDGDELHDALLTLIALPENLKEGEALPSESLVAQPPSAVSLPKAGSSENAWNTVSWSGFFSELKQQRRAARARVAGRYFWVAAEKLTSFRALYPDSELEFPIESAEREVPGADDARLAMVTGWMMHSGPLTAQQLAEALHQPANEIDIALLRLEAKGSILRGKFARHDGVTEWCDRRLLARIHRLTLGVLRKQIQPVTPAQLMRWLPRWQHVAAGTQLNGQRGLLEVLRQMQGFEIPANAWEKQILPQRIRDYDPKDLDHLCLTGAVGWGRLSPHPATLEATSESTRRVVPTSVAPVTFFLRDESDWMTSVRSQQPNAIERCLSPVANEVFAYLQSRGASFFTDIVRGTGKLKAEVETGLWELVAAGVVTADGFDNLRTLVAPRRSTATARARRPRHSAGRWTIMHTEPARDHAAALEATCRMLLDRYGLVFRELLARESVLPKWRELLLTFRRLEDRGEVRGGRFVSGFIGEQFALPEAVESLRAMRNAQPSGETITVSAADPLNLAGIIVPGERVPAISGHSVSFRDGSLVEEAGPSPVMQILAARDTAIRSASGD; encoded by the coding sequence ATGACCGATCTTACACAAATTGAGAGCGGAAGGGGTGCGCAGGTGGATGTGCCGCAGGCGCTGGCTTGGGCGCATCCGCTGGTGCAGGAGTGGTTCGTATCAAAATTCGGCACTCCCACTGAGCCACAAGAACAAGGTTGGCCTTACATCCTTTCCGGACGTTCTACCCTCATTGCGGCACCTACCGGATCCGGTAAGACCCTCGCTGCCTTTCTCGCCTGCATTGATCGCCTCGTCCACAAGGCTGTCACCGGTCAGCTCGAGGGCAAGATTGAGGTCGTTTACGTCTCCCCTCTGAAAGCCCTCGGCAACGACATTGCTACGAATCTGGAGCGTCCCCTGGCGGAGATTGCTCGCCTTGCCGGTGAGCGCGGCTTCCTTATGCCGCAGATCCGCACTTTTGTGCGCACCGGCGATACGCCTTCCGCCGACCGGCAGCGGATGCTCAAGTCCCCACCTCACATTCTGGTCACTACTCCTGAGTCTCTGTACATTCTGCTCACGGCGGAAAAGAGCCGCGAGCTGCTGCGCGATGTCGAGACCGTGATCGTGGACGAGATCCATGCCATTGCCGACGACAAGCGTGGCGCGCATCTGGCCATCTCGCTGGAGCGCCTGGACGTGCTCGCGCATCGCAAGCCGGTGCGCATTGGGCTCTCAGCGACGCAGAAGCCCATCGAACTGGTAGCCAAATTTCTCGCGGGTGCCTCCGGAGAGCCCGAAGTTGTAAACGTAGGCCACAGGCGTCGGCTCGACTTTGCTGTGGAAGTTCCTCCGAGTCCACTCTCGGCGGTGATGACGCATGAGATGTGGGACGAGGTCTATGACCGTCTCGCGCAACTCACCGAGCAGCATCGTTCCACGCTGATCTTCGTCAATACGCGCTCCCTGGCAGAGCGCATAGCGCACTGTCTGGCCGACCGAATTGGGGAGGATGCAGTGGCAGCGCACCACGGCAGCCTCTCGCGCAAGCTGCGCTTGCATGCCGAGTCCCGTTTGCGGAAGGGCGAATTAAAGGCTCTGGTGGCCACAGCTTCCCTGGAACTCGGTATTGACGTCGGACACATCGACCTTGTCTGCCACATCGGCTCGCCGCGCTCTATTGCCGTGATGCTGCAGCGCATCGGCCGCGCCGGACACTGGCGCGGAGCCATTCCCAAAGGCCGCATCTTCGCCACAACGCGCGACGAACTGATCGAATGCGCAGCACTTGTGCGCGCCATCGAAGCGGGAGAACTCGACGCGCTCATGGTTCCTGAAGCTCCGCTTGACGTGCTGTCCCAGCAGATTGTTGCTATGTGCGCTGCCGATGATTGGCTCGAGCAAGAGCTGTTCAACGTACTCCGCCGCGCGTATCCCTATCGCACCCTTGCTGAGAGCGACTTTGAAGAGATCGTGACCGTTCTTTCGGACGGCATCGCCGCCAGTCGGGGACGCTACGGAGCGTACCTGCATCGCGATCGGGTCAATGGCATTCTCAAAGGCCGCCGCGGCAGCCGGATGATCGCTGTGACAAATGGCGGTGCCATTGCTGACAATTCCTTATATACGGTCGTAGCATTGCCCGAAGAGGCGGTGGTCGGCACCCTCGACGAAGACTTTGCGGTGGAAAGCCAACGTGGCGATGTAATGCTCCTGGGCAGCACCAGTTGGCGGATCCATCGCGTCGAGTCCGCTGGACGTGTGGTGGTTGAAGACGCTCAGGGAGCTGCTCCGACAATTCCCTTCTGGCGCGGCGAGGCTCCAGCGCGGACGCCGGAGCTATCACATCAGGTCGCGGCCATCCGCGCCGAAGTGGACGAACGCACGCCTAACGTTACTCCGGTAGGCATCTCCCAGAACATTCCCGAAGTGGCATCGGCCGTCGCCTGGCTAAAAGACGAATGCCACATGGACGACTCTGCTGCCGAGCAGATCGTCGAGTACATCGTCACAGGGCGCGCGGTGCTGGGTGCTGTACCCACGCAAAGCACGCTCATTGCCGAGCGCTTCTTCGACGAAGGCGGCGGCATGCAGCTGGTGATTCACGCTCCGCTGGGGGCACGCATCAACAAGGCGTGGGGACTGGCGCTGCGCAAGCGCTTCTGCCGCTCCTTCAACTTCGAGCTGCAGGCTTCAGCCACCGAGAACGGCCTGAACATCGCTCTCGCCGAGCAGCACAGCTTTCCACTCGCCGATGTCTTCGAGTTCCTGCGTGAAGAAAGCGTGCAGGAAGTGCTGGAACAAGCGGCACTCGACTCGCCCATCTTCAAAACCCGCTGGCGCTGGGACGCCGGACGCGCGCTTGCGCTGCTTCGCTACCGTAATGGGAAGAAGATTCCTCCCCAGATTCTGCGCATCCGCTCCGACGATCTTCTAGCCTCAGTGTTCCCCGATGTGGCTGCTTGCCAGGAAAACATCGAAGGCGATATCAAGATTCCCGATCATCCGCTGGTTCGCGAGGTCATGAAAGATGTCCTTACTGAAGCGATGGACATCGATGGCCTGAAGAATTTGCTGCGCGGCATCTCGAATGGCTCCATTCACCTGCTGGCGGTGGATACGCCGGTGCCTTCACAGTTCTCGCACGAGATTCTGAACTCGGCGCCCTATGCCTATCTGGACGATGCCCCGCTGGAAGAGCGCCGCGCGCGAGCCGTGGAGATGCGGCGCACGCTTCCCGATTCGGTACTGCAGGAAGTCGGAGGCCTCGACCTGAGCGCCATCGAACAGGTTCGTGACGAAGCCTGGCCCGACGTCCGCGATGGGGACGAGCTGCACGATGCTCTGCTGACACTAATTGCGCTGCCAGAAAACCTTAAGGAAGGTGAGGCGCTGCCTTCTGAAAGCCTTGTGGCACAGCCGCCCTCGGCTGTGTCTCTGCCCAAAGCAGGCTCCAGCGAGAATGCCTGGAATACAGTGTCCTGGAGTGGCTTCTTCTCTGAACTCAAGCAGCAACGTCGCGCCGCTCGTGCTCGCGTTGCAGGCCGCTACTTCTGGGTAGCCGCTGAGAAGCTAACCAGCTTCCGCGCACTCTATCCCGATTCGGAACTAGAATTCCCAATCGAATCCGCCGAACGTGAAGTGCCAGGCGCAGACGATGCCCGACTTGCCATGGTGACTGGCTGGATGATGCACTCGGGCCCACTCACCGCTCAGCAACTCGCCGAAGCGCTACATCAGCCGGCAAACGAAATCGACATCGCTTTGCTCCGCCTCGAGGCTAAGGGATCTATCCTGCGCGGCAAATTCGCCCGTCATGACGGAGTCACTGAGTGGTGTGACCGTCGACTGCTGGCGCGCATTCACCGTCTAACACTCGGAGTTCTGCGAAAACAGATTCAGCCCGTAACTCCGGCCCAGCTCATGCGCTGGCTGCCACGCTGGCAGCACGTTGCTGCAGGCACACAGTTAAACGGCCAGCGCGGTCTGCTCGAAGTCTTGCGGCAGATGCAGGGGTTTGAAATTCCGGCCAATGCATGGGAGAAGCAGATTCTGCCGCAACGCATCAGGGACTACGATCCCAAGGACCTCGACCACCTCTGCCTTACGGGGGCCGTGGGCTGGGGCCGGCTCTCGCCACATCCGGCCACGCTCGAAGCCACCTCGGAGAGCACTCGCCGCGTAGTCCCGACCAGCGTTGCGCCGGTCACATTCTTTTTGCGTGATGAGTCCGACTGGATGACATCGGTCCGTTCGCAGCAACCAAACGCGATCGAGCGCTGCTTGAGTCCGGTGGCAAACGAAGTGTTCGCCTATCTGCAATCGCGCGGTGCGTCGTTCTTCACGGACATTGTGCGTGGAACGGGAAAGTTGAAAGCGGAAGTTGAAACTGGTTTGTGGGAGCTCGTTGCTGCTGGTGTAGTCACTGCAGATGGCTTCGATAACCTCCGCACGCTTGTGGCCCCACGACGCTCAACCGCAACTGCACGTGCACGCCGTCCGCGCCACAGCGCCGGGCGCTGGACGATCATGCATACGGAACCGGCGCGCGATCATGCTGCCGCGCTCGAAGCGACCTGCCGCATGCTGCTGGATCGCTATGGTTTGGTCTTCCGCGAGCTGTTGGCGCGAGAATCGGTTCTCCCAAAATGGCGCGAACTGCTGCTGACCTTCCGCCGCCTCGAAGATCGCGGTGAGGTGCGTGGCGGCAGATTCGTCTCGGGCTTCATCGGTGAACAGTTCGCGCTGCCCGAAGCCGTCGAATCGCTGCGCGCGATGCGCAATGCTCAGCCCTCGGGAGAAACCATCACCGTGTCTGCGGCGGATCCGCTGAACCTCGCCGGCATCATCGTGCCTGGAGAGCGCGTGCCCGCGATCTCAGGACACAGCGTCAGCTTCCGCGACGGATCCCTGGTCGAAGAGGCTGGACCGAGTCCCGTGATGCAAATCCTTGCCGCTCGTGACACTGCAATTCGGAGCGCGAGTGGCGACTGA
- a CDS encoding metallophosphoesterase yields the protein MRVGIISDTHGLLRPKALEALCGVDAIVHAGDIGDAAILDQLRQLAPVAAVRGNIDTSAWGRNLPETEMLEIGGVSLYVLHNVQELDLNPGVAGFAAVIFGHSHQPLIERRKGVLFFNPGSAGPRRFSLPISVGILTIADGTIVPQVIDLTK from the coding sequence CTGAGGGTTGGCATAATCTCAGATACTCACGGTCTGCTCCGTCCTAAGGCCTTAGAAGCTCTGTGTGGAGTGGATGCCATAGTGCACGCCGGGGACATCGGCGACGCTGCGATCCTCGATCAGCTCCGCCAACTTGCGCCTGTGGCCGCAGTGAGAGGAAACATCGATACTTCCGCCTGGGGCAGGAATCTTCCCGAAACGGAGATGCTCGAGATCGGCGGTGTCAGTCTTTACGTATTGCATAACGTGCAAGAGCTCGACCTCAATCCGGGCGTTGCAGGATTTGCTGCCGTAATCTTCGGCCACTCCCATCAGCCGCTGATCGAGCGGCGAAAAGGCGTTCTGTTTTTCAATCCGGGGAGCGCCGGCCCGAGAAGATTCAGCCTTCCCATTTCTGTAGGAATATTGACGATTGCGGACGGAACGATAGTGCCGCAGGTGATTGATCTGACAAAGTAG
- a CDS encoding HlyC/CorC family transporter: MAPLVLLRILVVVLLVALNAFFVAAEFAIVSVRDTRIQQLIDARRVGARTVQRLQQRLDDFLPAVQFGVTLASLALGWIGEPAVAQLLLRPLAGLPHAVVYAHTGAVIIAFVLITYFHVILGELVPKSLALQRAEQVALSVAGPMDVFITISRPLLHLMTRSANAVLRLFGSRLMREGGMHSPEELKLILTSSRRLGLLPPLQEEIMHRALELENMTVREILVPRQNIFSLPADMTLEDAMARVVEDQHSRIPVYDPALGKEHIVGMLYSKDLSRFMHLRISARARPLPPEVTLRVRHIMRDVLVVPETKPVIDLLAEFRQRKRHLAIVVDEYGSTVGLVTVEDALEQIVGEIEDEFDVTVQPHLLDTGALVLEGGANVRDLESHLRIRLPRDEGFETLGGFIMWRLGRLPQTGDSVEFEARRYTVLQMYDRRVLQVKVEALSTPEPQAEEQPSLFHES, translated from the coding sequence ATGGCGCCTCTGGTGCTCCTTCGCATTCTGGTAGTCGTGCTGCTGGTGGCCTTGAACGCCTTCTTTGTGGCTGCCGAGTTCGCCATCGTAAGCGTCCGCGATACGCGCATTCAGCAGCTCATCGATGCCCGACGAGTCGGCGCCCGCACCGTTCAACGGCTGCAGCAGCGGTTGGACGACTTTCTGCCGGCGGTGCAGTTTGGAGTCACGCTCGCCAGTCTGGCTTTAGGCTGGATTGGGGAGCCAGCAGTGGCCCAACTGCTCCTTCGTCCTCTGGCAGGACTGCCCCACGCCGTAGTGTATGCACACACCGGCGCGGTAATCATTGCGTTTGTTCTGATCACCTACTTTCACGTCATTTTAGGCGAACTGGTTCCCAAGTCGTTGGCGCTGCAACGTGCAGAACAAGTTGCTCTGTCTGTCGCAGGGCCAATGGACGTCTTCATCACCATCTCGCGTCCATTACTGCACCTCATGACGCGCTCGGCCAACGCCGTGCTCAGGCTCTTCGGCTCACGACTGATGCGGGAGGGCGGAATGCATTCTCCGGAGGAGCTGAAGCTGATTCTGACCTCCAGCCGTCGTCTCGGCCTGCTGCCTCCGCTACAGGAGGAGATCATGCACCGCGCGCTGGAGCTGGAGAACATGACCGTGCGAGAGATCCTTGTACCACGCCAGAACATATTCTCCCTGCCTGCGGATATGACGCTCGAAGATGCCATGGCGCGCGTCGTTGAGGATCAACACTCGCGAATCCCCGTTTACGATCCCGCTTTGGGCAAAGAACACATTGTCGGCATGCTCTATTCCAAGGACCTATCGCGCTTCATGCACTTGCGCATTTCGGCGCGAGCACGACCACTCCCGCCGGAAGTCACATTGCGCGTACGACACATCATGCGCGACGTTCTTGTTGTTCCCGAAACAAAACCGGTGATCGATCTATTGGCGGAATTCAGACAGCGCAAGCGTCACCTCGCCATCGTTGTGGATGAGTATGGATCGACGGTTGGTCTCGTCACGGTCGAGGACGCCCTTGAACAGATCGTCGGCGAGATTGAGGACGAGTTTGATGTCACCGTCCAGCCCCATCTGCTCGACACCGGAGCATTGGTTCTGGAAGGCGGCGCGAACGTTCGCGATCTCGAGTCGCACCTGCGCATTCGCCTGCCCCGCGATGAAGGCTTCGAAACTTTAGGGGGCTTCATCATGTGGCGCCTTGGACGTTTGCCGCAGACCGGCGATTCGGTCGAGTTCGAAGCACGCCGCTACACCGTCCTTCAGATGTATGACCGTCGCGTCCTTCAAGTTAAGGTCGAGGCGCTCAGCACACCAGAACCTCAAGCGGAAGAACAACCTTCTCTCTTCCATGAATCCTAG